A single genomic interval of Spirosoma linguale DSM 74 harbors:
- a CDS encoding curlin-associated protein (KEGG: spl:Spea_3235 curlin-associated protein): MKNFFLVGLAALSGAAASGQNKATITQEGNAHEVSVVQQGSGNTSVINQSTAETGNRATVNQSGNGNIVTINQSSNDDYSATGSKNSVNTTQSGQGETIITQTNSGNTISVYQGPASPGKKKNQKGKQK, translated from the coding sequence ATGAAAAACTTCTTTTTAGTAGGACTTGCCGCCCTGAGCGGTGCAGCAGCCAGCGGCCAGAATAAAGCGACTATTACGCAGGAGGGAAATGCCCATGAAGTATCCGTCGTACAGCAGGGCTCAGGCAATACATCCGTCATAAACCAGTCGACCGCGGAGACTGGCAACCGGGCTACCGTCAACCAGTCGGGCAACGGTAATATCGTCACCATCAATCAGAGTAGCAACGATGATTACAGCGCGACAGGCTCGAAAAATTCAGTAAACACCACTCAGTCCGGACAAGGTGAAACGATTATAACCCAAACGAATAGCGGCAATACAATAAGCGTTTACCAGGGGCCTGCTTCACCTGGCAAAAAGAAGAACCAAAAAGGAAAGCAGAAATAA
- a CDS encoding Curlin associated repeat protein (PFAM: Curlin associated repeat protein~KEGG: sfr:Sfri_1516 curlin associated repeat protein): MKKIILTGTAIVALAAACFAQNNTSTISQSGNQQSAGATQKGKDLISTIVQTSAGGITNVGNFAKTVQKSSSLLSEKNQAIINQLGTAYGSATIEQEGVGNQSTISQKNNNAESSGDGNLVTTFQRGFNQVLTVNQNDNSKGNLVTMRQENTGTAQTATVDQNNVSTRNSATTNQFGNNNTLSISQSNNSNNNTANVRQGFAPNMGASAFNATALVEQNGGALGSSSGNEATITQINRASNIAKIFQNNGSGGIGEAGNDVTINQSGVLGSIASVSQSNNSQNNSTVINQSVAGQHTAYISQDGDGNFNSFNNTVAVNQTGSGNKADVRQLGIDANKNGQGGSYNNVANVTQSNQLNQAFIVQKDLSAFNTATINQAGVNDIGTITQSINSIANNATINQGAFSSGNNRATITQQQSAPEGGLGGNSATINQNLLAAGSANIATIVQGFLPSVSNSNANLATISQEGSSNQARLQQTGDLNVATIMQTGNGNIVRNADASLNSSALQQGSNNKLTVEQIAGSSGNIANVAQIGSDNIANILQNGSANTVNLSEIGNGQKISVSQSGTGNTVTISLIGN; this comes from the coding sequence ATGAAAAAAATTATCCTCACCGGTACCGCTATTGTAGCGCTTGCTGCAGCCTGCTTCGCACAGAATAATACATCGACGATTAGCCAATCTGGCAACCAACAGAGTGCAGGAGCTACTCAGAAAGGAAAGGACCTGATATCGACTATTGTACAAACTTCGGCTGGCGGGATTACCAACGTTGGCAATTTTGCCAAAACTGTCCAGAAATCATCTTCATTACTCTCGGAGAAAAATCAAGCCATTATTAACCAGTTGGGTACAGCCTATGGCTCTGCGACTATTGAGCAGGAAGGTGTTGGTAATCAATCAACGATCAGCCAGAAAAATAACAACGCCGAATCGAGCGGAGACGGCAATCTGGTAACAACGTTCCAAAGGGGGTTCAATCAAGTGCTGACCGTTAACCAGAATGATAATTCGAAAGGCAATCTGGTTACGATGCGCCAGGAGAATACAGGGACTGCCCAAACGGCAACGGTTGACCAAAATAACGTATCCACCCGAAACTCGGCTACAACGAACCAGTTTGGTAATAACAATACCCTAAGCATTAGTCAGTCGAATAATTCGAACAACAACACCGCTAATGTTCGGCAGGGTTTTGCTCCCAACATGGGGGCCAGCGCGTTTAATGCAACGGCTCTCGTTGAACAGAACGGCGGAGCTTTGGGTAGTTCGTCGGGCAACGAGGCCACCATAACGCAAATCAACAGAGCGTCTAACATTGCCAAAATTTTCCAGAACAACGGCAGTGGGGGCATTGGCGAAGCAGGGAACGATGTCACCATCAATCAATCAGGTGTCCTGGGGTCCATTGCCAGCGTAAGCCAGAGTAACAACTCCCAGAATAACTCTACGGTTATCAACCAATCCGTGGCTGGTCAGCATACGGCTTACATATCGCAGGATGGCGATGGCAACTTCAACAGTTTCAATAACACGGTAGCGGTTAACCAAACCGGGAGCGGCAATAAAGCGGATGTTCGTCAGTTGGGCATTGATGCCAATAAAAATGGCCAGGGAGGCAGTTACAATAACGTGGCAAACGTTACCCAGTCCAATCAACTAAATCAGGCATTTATCGTTCAGAAGGATTTGAGCGCCTTCAACACGGCAACCATCAATCAGGCCGGGGTTAATGATATAGGGACCATTACCCAGTCGATAAACTCAATCGCTAATAACGCAACGATTAATCAGGGCGCATTTAGCAGCGGCAACAACAGAGCGACGATCACGCAGCAGCAATCTGCGCCTGAGGGTGGTTTGGGCGGAAACTCAGCTACCATTAATCAGAACTTACTGGCAGCGGGCAGTGCGAATATTGCAACCATTGTGCAGGGATTTCTACCCTCAGTTAGTAACTCAAATGCCAATCTGGCAACCATCAGTCAGGAAGGCAGTTCGAACCAGGCTCGTCTGCAACAAACGGGGGATCTAAACGTAGCGACGATCATGCAGACCGGCAACGGCAACATCGTTCGAAATGCGGATGCATCCCTTAACTCCTCGGCTCTTCAGCAAGGGTCGAACAACAAACTGACCGTAGAACAGATAGCCGGATCCAGTGGCAACATCGCGAACGTAGCGCAAATCGGTTCGGATAATATTGCCAATATCCTGCAAAATGGTTCAGCTAATACCGTCAACTTGTCGGAGATCGGCAATGGTCAAAAAATCTCCGTTTCACAGTCGGGCACTGGTAATACAGTAACCATCAGCCTTATTGGTAACTAG